The proteins below are encoded in one region of Chitinophagales bacterium:
- a CDS encoding LEA type 2 family protein yields the protein MNINTASIFTLLFVSTIGISSCKISQPEFRRVENYKLNREGANFTLGADVVCYNPNRVRFTIQNLAANVFLNNQKVTMLGKEMDLKVKGKSEFSVPLSITLTGNDMLKNVFSNLGNLFKSQGANLLILGNVKFKAYAIIKKELPFRYEKKIDINAIH from the coding sequence ATGAACATAAATACTGCAAGCATTTTCACGCTCCTCTTTGTAAGCACCATTGGCATTAGTTCCTGTAAAATTTCGCAACCGGAATTTAGAAGAGTAGAAAACTACAAACTGAATCGCGAGGGAGCCAACTTTACGCTCGGAGCTGATGTTGTTTGCTACAATCCCAACAGAGTTCGATTTACAATTCAAAACCTGGCTGCCAATGTTTTTTTAAACAACCAAAAAGTAACCATGCTTGGTAAGGAAATGGATTTAAAAGTAAAAGGCAAAAGCGAATTTTCGGTTCCGCTTTCTATTACGCTCACCGGCAACGATATGCTTAAGAACGTATTCTCCAACCTTGGCAATTTATTTAAAAGCCAAGGTGCTAATCTGCTTATTTTAGGAAATGTAAAATTCAAGGCTTACGCCATCATTAAAAAGGAACTTCCCTTTAGGTACGAAAAAAAGATAGACATAAACGCTATCCACTAA
- a CDS encoding alkane 1-monooxygenase translates to MNLRYLKYLSAFLSVVAIFVSLMAGGWWTFFSLFYAFFLIPFLELFLPGTEENMSKQEEEIVKRDWHYDLIVWAIVPVQLGMMAYFLYRVSQPNLAWFEMAGLVVSFGISCGVFGINVAHELGHRNTKHEQFMAKILLWTTQYLHFFIEHNRGHHKNVSTTEDPASSRYGETLYTFYFRTISGSWRSAWQLEKDRLAKNGATVWSLKNEMLVYQIIQVATLLIILALLGIKTLLLYMASALIGALLLETVNYIEHYGLQRKKIDNAYYEKVMPAHSWNSNHPIGRLMLFELTRHSDHHYMASRKYQILRHFDQSPQMPTGYPGMMVLATIPPLWFKVMHKQIEKYKATQAGQVLA, encoded by the coding sequence ATGAACTTGCGCTATCTAAAGTACTTATCGGCATTTCTAAGCGTAGTTGCCATTTTTGTTTCACTAATGGCTGGAGGTTGGTGGACTTTCTTTTCACTCTTTTATGCATTTTTTCTTATTCCGTTTTTAGAATTGTTTCTTCCCGGCACCGAAGAAAACATGAGTAAACAAGAAGAAGAAATAGTAAAAAGAGACTGGCATTACGATCTTATTGTTTGGGCAATAGTTCCGGTTCAATTAGGCATGATGGCATACTTTCTTTACAGAGTATCGCAGCCCAATTTAGCATGGTTCGAAATGGCAGGCTTAGTAGTTTCTTTTGGAATTTCGTGTGGTGTATTCGGCATAAATGTGGCACACGAACTCGGCCACCGCAACACCAAACACGAGCAATTCATGGCTAAGATATTGCTTTGGACAACACAGTATTTACACTTCTTTATTGAACACAACCGCGGGCACCACAAAAACGTAAGCACCACCGAAGACCCTGCATCTTCGCGCTATGGCGAAACACTCTATACTTTCTACTTTAGAACCATCAGTGGCAGTTGGCGCTCTGCATGGCAGTTAGAAAAAGACCGCTTGGCAAAAAACGGAGCAACTGTTTGGAGTTTAAAAAACGAGATGCTTGTATATCAAATAATTCAGGTAGCAACCTTATTGATTATTCTTGCACTATTGGGCATTAAAACACTTTTGCTCTACATGGCATCGGCACTTATTGGTGCTCTTCTTTTAGAAACTGTAAACTACATAGAACACTACGGGCTACAACGAAAAAAAATAGACAATGCTTATTACGAAAAGGTAATGCCTGCCCATTCCTGGAATTCCAATCATCCAATTGGCAGGTTAATGCTTTTTGAACTCACCCGCCATAGCGACCACCACTACATGGCATCCAGAAAGTATCAAATCCTTCGCCACTTCGACCAAAGCCCGCAAATGCCAACAGGATACCCTGGCATGATGGTACTGGCAACCATTCCTCCGCTTTGGTTTAAAGTAATGCATAAGCAAATTGAAAAATATAAAGCCACACAAGCAGGGCAAGTATTAGCATAA
- the arfB gene encoding aminoacyl-tRNA hydrolase, translated as MNLISKTPFGSISITSLKREFEFKAMRSSGAGGQHVNKVSSKVVATFNIQHSTLLTPEEKLILEEKLSRKITADGSISTHCDTSRSQHTNKEIATNALIEMIERAFRKPKPRKKTQPSVQAKKERQKTKQLHSEKKQLRNIRLTDLLK; from the coding sequence ATGAACCTGATTTCAAAAACACCTTTTGGCAGCATTTCAATTACTTCATTAAAACGCGAATTTGAGTTTAAAGCCATGCGCAGCAGTGGTGCGGGAGGGCAGCATGTAAACAAAGTAAGTTCAAAAGTTGTAGCCACATTTAACATCCAACATTCAACGCTTTTAACCCCTGAAGAAAAACTAATTTTAGAAGAAAAGTTATCGCGTAAAATAACTGCCGATGGCAGCATTAGCACACACTGCGATACTTCGCGCTCTCAACACACCAATAAAGAAATTGCTACCAATGCACTTATTGAAATGATAGAAAGAGCTTTTAGAAAACCGAAACCACGTAAAAAAACACAACCTTCGGTTCAGGCAAAAAAAGAACGCCAAAAAACAAAACAACTCCATAGCGAAAAAAAACAATTGCGCAACATTCGTTTAACAGATTTATTAAAGTAG
- a CDS encoding metallophosphoesterase, translating into MKFFYSSIFTFFAFATAANAQQLLRGPYQQKKTKNSINIRWRTADSTNATVYYGTSLNNLNLSVTDTTSLSDHDLELKNLQPFTKYYYKIESGGNTLSGPDTAHWFRTAPVPGTVQPIRVWAVGDFGKGNQGQKDTRDAYLNYSKDKETDVWLWLGDNAYTDGTDQNYQDHVFEHNYAFGEIFKFMHFYPCPGNHDYNSVCGIPCQQDPNTHKGPYYDIITVPSNGEAGGKPSSLENYYSYDYGNVHFISLNSELGSPTAAFDWIGAYTNGATTSPMLQWLKDDLAQNTQPWVIAYWHQPPYTKGSHDSDLFYELYMKAMRQNIGPILEQYGVDLVVNGHSHAYERSFLLKGHTGLSSTFNPQQHLVNGTSGNEDIGEAYIKYTDGPTPNVGTVYVVTGNGGSDVDASKAGFYNGKAHPAMFYFDGGTNVCGSLVLDIDGNKLNGKYLSSTGAVKDKFTIVKQSVSSTKEVNSLANNIIEVKVMPNPFSKSTTLTFTLSKPLNLNIQLFSIDGKTNRTLSNNHFADGQHSIEINSDQLHLSKGEYIVRINEGKNASFERILKIE; encoded by the coding sequence ATGAAATTTTTTTACAGTTCTATCTTTACATTCTTTGCATTTGCAACTGCTGCAAACGCACAACAACTACTTAGAGGACCTTACCAACAAAAGAAAACCAAAAACAGTATCAACATCCGCTGGCGCACAGCAGATTCTACCAATGCTACTGTATATTACGGCACCAGCCTTAACAATCTAAATTTATCGGTAACAGATACCACTTCTTTAAGCGATCATGATCTAGAGCTTAAAAATCTTCAACCATTTACAAAGTACTATTACAAAATTGAAAGCGGAGGCAACACACTCAGTGGCCCCGATACCGCACACTGGTTTAGAACGGCTCCGGTTCCGGGCACAGTACAACCCATTAGAGTGTGGGCAGTAGGCGATTTTGGCAAAGGCAATCAAGGGCAGAAAGATACAAGAGACGCCTATTTAAACTATTCTAAAGATAAAGAAACCGATGTTTGGTTATGGTTAGGCGACAATGCCTATACCGATGGTACAGACCAAAATTATCAAGACCATGTGTTTGAACACAATTATGCCTTTGGCGAAATCTTTAAGTTCATGCACTTTTACCCTTGCCCGGGCAACCACGATTACAATTCCGTTTGCGGCATCCCATGCCAGCAAGATCCCAATACACACAAAGGGCCATACTACGATATAATTACAGTTCCTTCCAATGGCGAAGCCGGAGGAAAACCATCTTCGCTCGAAAATTACTACTCTTACGATTATGGCAATGTGCATTTTATTTCGCTTAACTCAGAACTTGGCTCACCCACAGCCGCCTTCGATTGGATTGGCGCTTACACCAACGGTGCTACCACTTCGCCCATGCTGCAATGGCTAAAAGACGATTTGGCTCAAAATACGCAGCCATGGGTAATTGCATACTGGCATCAACCACCCTACACTAAAGGCTCACACGATTCCGATTTGTTTTATGAATTGTATATGAAAGCTATGCGCCAAAATATAGGCCCAATTTTAGAGCAATACGGAGTGGACTTGGTTGTAAACGGACACAGCCATGCCTACGAACGCTCTTTCTTATTGAAAGGACACACAGGTTTATCCAGCACATTTAATCCCCAACAGCATTTAGTAAATGGCACCAGCGGCAACGAAGATATTGGCGAAGCCTATATAAAATACACCGATGGCCCAACGCCTAATGTAGGAACCGTATATGTTGTAACCGGAAATGGTGGAAGCGATGTAGATGCCTCTAAAGCCGGGTTTTACAACGGAAAAGCACATCCTGCCATGTTTTACTTCGATGGCGGCACCAATGTGTGCGGCTCATTGGTGTTGGATATAGATGGCAATAAACTTAATGGCAAATACCTTTCTTCTACAGGCGCAGTAAAAGATAAATTTACCATAGTTAAGCAATCGGTTTCTTCAACCAAAGAAGTAAACAGCCTTGCAAACAATATTATAGAAGTAAAAGTAATGCCTAATCCATTTTCAAAATCTACTACACTTACTTTCACTCTGTCTAAACCACTAAACCTAAATATTCAATTGTTTAGTATTGATGGTAAAACCAACCGTACTTTAAGCAACAACCATTTTGCAGACGGCCAACACAGCATCGAAATAAATTCAGACCAATTGCACCTTTCTAAAGGCGAATACATTGTTAGAATAAACGAAGGAAAAAATGCCTCCTTTGAACGTATTCTAAAAATCGAATAA
- a CDS encoding SDR family oxidoreductase, whose translation MVLDLNGKNAYVGGSSKGIGKAIAFELAKAGANITFAGRTETELMQNLIDLSFISKNEQKHDYVVVDNSQPDKLKAAVERHKKKTAKQYHILINNTGGPPSGNIALATEIEFVKAFEAHLICNHILAQLLVEDMKQAHFGRIVNVISTSVKQPLPNLGVSNTVRAAVANWAKTLANELAPLGITVNNVLPGATETGRLKQIIANNSSKADVAIQDYEQKMKNEIPMKRFAKPEEIAAAAVFLCSPAAAYITGINLPVDGGRTACL comes from the coding sequence ATGGTTCTTGATTTAAACGGCAAAAACGCATACGTTGGCGGCAGCAGCAAAGGAATAGGAAAAGCCATTGCTTTTGAATTGGCAAAAGCAGGTGCCAATATCACCTTTGCAGGCAGAACCGAAACCGAGCTAATGCAAAACCTAATAGACCTTAGCTTTATTAGTAAAAACGAGCAAAAACACGATTACGTAGTAGTAGATAACAGCCAGCCCGATAAACTAAAAGCTGCTGTAGAACGCCATAAAAAGAAAACCGCCAAGCAATACCACATACTCATAAATAATACCGGAGGTCCACCCTCCGGTAACATTGCTTTAGCTACCGAAATTGAATTTGTAAAAGCATTCGAAGCACACTTGATTTGCAACCACATTTTAGCACAATTGCTGGTTGAAGATATGAAACAAGCCCACTTTGGCAGAATAGTAAATGTAATCTCCACCTCTGTAAAACAGCCGCTTCCCAACCTTGGCGTAAGCAATACCGTGCGTGCTGCAGTTGCCAACTGGGCAAAAACCTTAGCCAACGAACTTGCACCTTTGGGTATTACCGTAAACAATGTGCTGCCTGGCGCAACCGAAACAGGGCGACTCAAACAAATTATTGCCAACAACAGCAGCAAAGCAGACGTTGCCATACAAGACTATGAGCAAAAAATGAAAAACGAAATTCCCATGAAGCGCTTCGCCAAACCCGAAGAAATTGCAGCTGCTGCGGTATTTCTCTGCTCACCTGCTGCAGCTTATATCACAGGAATAAACTTGCCGGTAGATGGCGGCAGAACCGCTTGCCTGTAG
- a CDS encoding DUF1599 domain-containing protein: protein MNTSQQFDEQISICRDIFLKKAKDYGTSWRVMRPKSITDQLFIKAQRIQTIEEAQQKMINEGVESEFIGLVNYAIIGLLQIKMQNDKRIIISANEILQHYDLEVANIKTLMMAKNHDYGEAWRNMRTESFTDLILMKLLRIKQIEDNLGQTIISEGVDAGYTDIVNYAIFALIQLSERKHN from the coding sequence ATGAATACATCGCAACAATTTGACGAACAAATTTCTATTTGCCGCGATATCTTTTTAAAAAAGGCAAAAGACTACGGCACATCGTGGCGCGTAATGCGCCCCAAAAGCATTACCGACCAATTATTTATAAAAGCTCAGCGTATTCAAACCATTGAAGAAGCACAACAAAAAATGATAAACGAAGGCGTAGAGTCTGAGTTTATAGGCTTAGTTAACTATGCCATTATTGGGCTGCTTCAAATTAAAATGCAAAACGATAAACGCATTATTATTTCCGCCAACGAAATTTTACAACATTACGACCTGGAAGTTGCCAACATTAAAACGCTTATGATGGCAAAAAACCACGACTATGGCGAAGCTTGGCGCAATATGCGCACCGAATCTTTTACAGATTTAATTCTAATGAAACTGCTCCGCATTAAACAAATAGAAGACAATCTCGGGCAAACAATTATTAGCGAAGGTGTCGATGCAGGCTACACCGACATTGTCAACTATGCCATTTTTGCACTCATACAGCTGTCTGAAAGAAAACACAACTAA
- a CDS encoding DoxX family protein, protein MNVYSLFALIGTIALGLYAIRYILQKPKHLVFTYIQFFVGTLFIFSGAVKAIDPLGTSYKMHDYFSAFSQFGLKDFWALLSDWSTPLAVFMIVFEIVLGIAILIGWQTKLTLWLSFAMLIFFTILTGFTYLNGYDWQLFFSKGNLVFEEKNMKVTDCGCFGDFVKLKPWVSFYKDIFLDILIVILIAGSSKIEPLFSNIVRHTIIVVSTVGTWLFCLSNYVWNLPIVDFRPYKPGNNIRELRKEKVPPKTEMTFIYKNTKTGAEKEFGMNELTAINSEEWEFKDRKDKVLDPGVPAVITNLFISDEHKNDITDQLLNDPNYSLMIVAYKLGKTNEAAFKQLNALAEKTQAKKLNVYCVTSGDINIEDFRTKNQTAYPFYTADETPLKTIIRSNPGLVLLKNGVVKAMWHHNHLPTFETLEKDYLQ, encoded by the coding sequence ATGAACGTTTATTCTCTATTTGCGCTTATTGGAACTATTGCATTGGGGCTATATGCCATCCGCTATATTTTGCAAAAACCCAAGCATCTTGTATTTACCTATATCCAATTTTTTGTAGGCACACTGTTTATCTTTTCAGGCGCGGTAAAAGCTATAGATCCGCTGGGAACCTCCTATAAAATGCACGACTACTTTTCTGCCTTCAGCCAGTTTGGATTAAAAGATTTTTGGGCTTTACTAAGCGATTGGAGCACGCCTTTGGCAGTATTCATGATTGTATTTGAAATAGTTTTAGGTATTGCCATTTTAATCGGTTGGCAAACCAAACTCACCTTGTGGCTTAGCTTTGCCATGCTTATATTCTTTACCATTCTCACAGGTTTTACCTACCTGAATGGCTACGATTGGCAACTATTTTTTAGTAAAGGAAATTTAGTATTCGAAGAAAAAAACATGAAAGTAACCGATTGCGGCTGCTTTGGCGATTTTGTAAAATTAAAACCTTGGGTATCGTTCTACAAAGATATTTTCTTAGATATACTTATTGTGATACTTATTGCAGGCTCATCAAAAATTGAACCTCTATTTTCAAACATTGTGCGCCACACCATTATTGTTGTAAGCACGGTTGGCACATGGTTGTTTTGTCTTTCAAACTACGTATGGAATTTGCCAATTGTAGATTTTAGACCTTACAAACCGGGCAACAACATCCGCGAACTACGCAAAGAAAAAGTACCGCCAAAAACCGAAATGACATTCATCTATAAAAACACTAAAACAGGAGCAGAAAAAGAATTTGGCATGAATGAACTTACCGCCATAAATTCCGAAGAATGGGAATTTAAAGACCGTAAGGATAAAGTACTCGATCCGGGAGTTCCTGCCGTAATTACCAACTTGTTTATTAGCGATGAACACAAAAACGATATTACCGACCAATTGCTAAACGACCCCAATTATTCGCTCATGATTGTTGCATACAAATTGGGTAAAACCAACGAAGCCGCATTTAAACAATTAAATGCCCTTGCAGAAAAAACACAAGCCAAAAAACTGAATGTATATTGTGTAACTAGTGGCGATATCAATATCGAAGATTTCAGAACCAAAAACCAAACCGCCTATCCATTTTACACAGCCGATGAAACACCATTAAAAACAATCATCCGTTCCAATCCTGGATTGGTATTGCTAAAAAATGGCGTAGTAAAAGCCATGTGGCACCACAACCACCTACCTACTTTTGAAACACTCGAAAAAGATTATTTACAATAA
- a CDS encoding tetratricopeptide repeat protein: MKSQSVQAEQLAKEALAIAEQAGNAEWQAEALYQLASFNSKVASQFKVSNQLCEQALVLANSKKNVLLQTRLLRLMGMNEHYLGIWENAQQRYQDAVQLLEAQPALNHALEEELGYLYYYISVLHKSSETKEYPLECLQKSISIFERIGNKEGLARCYNMLANHLNEVKNHREALEYHLKALVLFEEGNETYFASVVQNNAGYSYCELGDFEKGFELLNRSLQTKLTFGNQNSIANSYIHLGMAHKLKGNWQESLHYFHEGEKILKDLDSKSDLNTVYQYLSEVYAAAGDFKQAYEYHIRYDRTKDEMFNFDKAAAIMDAKSRFELEKKKKEAEMLRQKNNEIENYAHQLEISNNELKQFAHVASHDLKEPLRMISNYINLLEKQLEPQQNEQVQTYMGFVNEGAKRMYALINSLLEFSKLNNEVQVETIDLNTTITDIRNRYAEVLQHVAFSADNLPTVNADYTHMYSLFENLINNAVKFNLSTKKIVKVEYNNTEKTHEFKVIDNGIGIAKEYAEKVFVIFQRLNARNQFSGTGIGLAICKKIIDNLKGKIWVESNEFGGCTFCISIPKESV; the protein is encoded by the coding sequence GTGAAATCACAGAGTGTTCAGGCAGAGCAATTGGCAAAAGAAGCCTTAGCCATTGCCGAACAAGCGGGTAATGCCGAGTGGCAAGCAGAAGCACTCTATCAGTTAGCCTCCTTTAACTCAAAAGTTGCATCGCAATTTAAAGTAAGCAATCAACTCTGCGAGCAAGCGCTGGTTTTAGCCAACAGCAAAAAAAATGTATTGCTGCAAACCCGCCTTCTGCGCCTCATGGGTATGAATGAGCACTACCTTGGCATTTGGGAAAATGCACAGCAACGCTACCAAGATGCCGTTCAACTCCTCGAAGCCCAACCCGCACTAAACCACGCACTAGAAGAAGAGCTTGGCTATTTGTATTACTATATTTCGGTACTCCACAAAAGTTCCGAAACCAAAGAATATCCGCTCGAATGCCTCCAAAAATCTATTTCCATTTTTGAGCGCATAGGCAACAAAGAAGGTTTGGCACGCTGCTACAACATGCTTGCCAACCACCTAAACGAGGTAAAAAACCACCGCGAAGCACTAGAATATCATTTAAAAGCACTCGTACTTTTTGAAGAAGGTAACGAAACCTACTTTGCATCCGTAGTTCAAAATAATGCAGGCTACAGCTATTGCGAACTAGGCGATTTCGAAAAAGGTTTCGAACTCCTCAACCGCTCCTTACAAACCAAACTAACATTTGGCAACCAAAATTCTATTGCCAATTCCTATATCCATTTAGGAATGGCACATAAACTAAAAGGCAATTGGCAAGAATCGCTGCACTACTTTCACGAAGGCGAAAAAATTCTGAAAGATTTAGACAGTAAAAGCGACCTCAACACCGTTTACCAATACCTTTCCGAAGTATATGCCGCAGCAGGCGATTTTAAGCAGGCATACGAGTACCACATTCGTTACGATCGTACTAAAGACGAAATGTTCAACTTCGATAAAGCAGCCGCCATTATGGATGCCAAATCAAGATTTGAACTCGAAAAGAAAAAGAAAGAAGCAGAAATGCTTCGCCAAAAAAACAACGAAATAGAAAACTACGCACACCAACTCGAAATTTCAAACAACGAGTTAAAGCAGTTTGCACACGTAGCATCGCACGATTTAAAAGAGCCGTTGCGCATGATAAGCAACTACATTAACCTGCTCGAAAAACAATTAGAGCCGCAACAAAATGAGCAAGTACAAACCTACATGGGTTTTGTAAACGAAGGCGCCAAAAGGATGTATGCACTCATAAACAGCCTCTTGGAATTTTCTAAACTAAACAACGAAGTACAAGTTGAAACCATAGACTTAAATACCACCATTACCGATATCCGCAACCGATATGCAGAAGTATTGCAGCATGTTGCCTTTTCGGCCGATAACTTGCCAACGGTAAATGCCGATTACACACACATGTACAGCTTGTTTGAAAACCTCATCAATAATGCCGTTAAGTTCAATCTAAGTACCAAGAAAATTGTAAAAGTAGAATACAACAACACCGAAAAAACACACGAGTTTAAAGTAATAGACAACGGCATAGGAATTGCTAAAGAATATGCCGAAAAAGTATTTGTTATTTTCCAAAGACTCAATGCCCGCAACCAATTTTCGGGAACAGGCATTGGACTTGCCATTTGCAAGAAAATTATAGATAACCTAAAAGGTAAAATTTGGGTAGAAAGCAATGAATTTGGTGGTTGCACCTTCTGCATTTCTATTCCTAAAGAATCGGTATAG
- a CDS encoding glycosyltransferase family 4 protein — translation MKRKIAVNTRLLLKDKLEGIGYFTHETLRHIVAANPDIDFYFLFDRKHSTEFIYASNVYAVELFPQARHPFLYVWWFEWSVANWLNQHKPDLFLSPDGYCALRAAVPQLAVMHDIAYEHFPQHNKFLQQKYYEFFMPRFAHKAARIATVSEYSKSDIAKYYGIEPQKIDVVYSAVKENFLPLTTVQKQQASDTFAAGKEYFVYAGSVNPRKNVANMLRAFNLFKEETGSDMKLVIAGAKGWQTGEIFSTWETLQHKEDINFTGRLSLEDMQLAIGGAFGSLYVSLFEGFGVPPLEAMACGVPVITSAVSSMPEICGNAALLAQPENVGDIAAKMKMLFNDATLRSNLIAQGLVQHKKYSWKETAELLWKSCERAMAQ, via the coding sequence GTGAAAAGGAAAATTGCTGTAAACACCAGATTGCTGCTTAAAGATAAATTAGAAGGCATAGGTTATTTTACACACGAAACATTAAGGCATATTGTTGCTGCCAATCCGGATATTGATTTTTACTTTTTATTCGACAGAAAGCATAGCACTGAATTTATTTATGCTTCCAATGTGTATGCTGTGGAGTTGTTTCCGCAGGCACGTCATCCTTTTTTGTATGTGTGGTGGTTTGAATGGAGTGTTGCCAACTGGCTAAACCAGCATAAGCCGGATTTATTTTTATCGCCCGATGGCTATTGTGCTTTGCGTGCAGCAGTGCCGCAACTTGCAGTAATGCACGATATTGCCTATGAGCATTTTCCGCAGCACAATAAGTTTTTGCAGCAGAAGTATTACGAGTTTTTTATGCCTCGGTTTGCACATAAGGCAGCAAGAATTGCTACTGTTTCGGAATATTCTAAAAGTGATATTGCTAAGTACTACGGTATTGAGCCGCAAAAAATTGATGTGGTGTATAGTGCTGTGAAAGAGAATTTTTTGCCATTAACAACGGTTCAAAAGCAGCAGGCAAGTGATACTTTTGCAGCGGGAAAGGAGTATTTTGTGTATGCAGGCTCTGTGAATCCACGCAAGAATGTTGCCAATATGCTGCGGGCATTTAACTTGTTTAAAGAAGAAACGGGCAGCGATATGAAACTGGTAATTGCCGGAGCAAAGGGTTGGCAAACCGGTGAGATATTCAGCACATGGGAAACATTGCAACATAAAGAGGATATAAATTTTACCGGACGGCTTTCTTTAGAAGATATGCAACTTGCAATTGGCGGAGCTTTTGGCTCTTTGTATGTAAGTTTGTTTGAAGGTTTTGGGGTGCCGCCATTAGAGGCAATGGCTTGCGGTGTTCCTGTAATTACATCTGCCGTATCTTCTATGCCCGAAATTTGTGGCAATGCGGCATTGTTGGCACAGCCCGAAAATGTTGGAGATATTGCTGCTAAAATGAAGATGCTTTTTAATGATGCAACTTTGCGAAGTAACTTAATAGCTCAGGGATTAGTGCAACATAAGAAATACTCTTGGAAAGAAACTGCCGAATTGCTTTGGAAGAGTTGTGAGCGAGCAATGGCGCAATAG